The following proteins are co-located in the Anoplopoma fimbria isolate UVic2021 breed Golden Eagle Sablefish chromosome 18, Afim_UVic_2022, whole genome shotgun sequence genome:
- the cenpw gene encoding centromere protein W — protein sequence MLKKAPKLKHIIKAKTKNDVNVRPTSEAMIELLTLLFLNSLAEEAKSKAFEEKSATIRAHHLKAVSKKMLKKSRG from the exons ATGCTGAAGAAGGCACctaaattaaaacacataattaaggcaaaaacaaagaatgacGTCAATGTGAGGCCGACGTCAGAGGCAATG attgAACTCCTGACGCTGCTGTTTCTGAACAGCCTGGCTGAGGAGGCGAAGTCCAAAGCTTTTGAAGAGAAATCTGCAACTATCAGAGCTCATCACCTCAAAGCAGTCTCCAAG aaaatgctgaaaaaatcACGGGGGTGA